CCGTTGCTGGAATTCGATCAGGAAGCGAAGCGGCACGTGGCCATTCACCATCCGTTCACGGCGCCGCTGGATGAGGATATCCCCTTGTTCTCCTCCGACCCCTTGAAGGTCCGGGCCAAGGCCTACGATCTGGTCCTCAACGGCAACGAAATCGGCGGGGGCAGCATCAGGATTCACCGCCGGGACGTGCAGAGCACCGTCTTCGGCCTGCTCGGCATCAATAAAGAAGAGGCAGCGGGCAAGTTCGGTTTTCTCCTGGAAGCCCTCGAATACGGAGCCCCGCCGCACGGGGGCATCGCTTTCGGTCTCGACCGCCTGATCATGCTCCTGGGCGGGGCCGACTCGATCCGCGACGTGATCGCCTTCCCCAAGACCCAGAAGGCCCAGTGTCCCATGACCGAGGCCCCGTCACCGGTCGGAGTCGCGCAACTCAAAGAGCTGAGCATCAAGCTCGATGTGGTCGAGTAAGCCAGCCGGCACCCGGTCGGCTCTGGGGCCGTCCACGCCCTTGGGACCCGCCGATCTCCCTCCGACCGTCGTCATCATTCCGACCTACAACGAAATCGCGAACCTGGCTCGCATTGCAGTGGAGGTGCTGGGGCTCTCGCCCTCCATCAGTCTGGTGATCGTGGACGATGCCTCACCGGATGGGACGGGGCGGGAAGCCGATCGGCTCGCCGCATCTCTGCGGCGGGTCACCGTCATGCATCGTCGCGGGAAGCTCGGCCTTGGTTCCGCCTACCGTCAGGCGTTTAAGGCGGTGCTGCAGTCCACCGACGCGGAACTGATCTGCCAGATGGACGCCGATTTTTCCCATCGGCCGGCGGACCTGATGAAGATCCTCAATGAGGCCCGCAACGGCGCAGGGGACGTGGTCGTGGGGGCGCGCTACGTGCGGGGCGCGTGCGTCCAAAACTGGTCGCGCCGGCGGAAACTGCTCTCCCGCGCCGGCAACCTTTATGCGCGTTGGATCACGGGCATGCCGCAGTCGGACTTGACCGGCGGCATGAAGTGTTGGCGACGCAAGGTTCTCGAAGCCATTGACCTGGACGCTGTGACGACGGAGGGATACGGGTTTCAGATCGGAATGTGTTGGCAGGTGTGGAGGTCGGGGTTTGCCGTGTATGAGGTGCCGATCACTTTTGTGGAGCGCGCCCACGGAGCTTCGAAGATGAGCTGGTCGATCGTGTGCGAGGCCATCCTCTTGCCGTGGACGCTGCGGTTCGGCGGATAGCGTGCGGCGCCGTTCCCAGCGGGAAGGAAGCGGGATGTTCGACGGGGCTCAGCCGTCACGCGGAATCTGCCTCGCGGTGATTCTCCTCATGCTCGTGTGGGGATTGACCGATGTGCGCCGGCGTGCGGACATCGACACTGCCAACATTGGTGCGCACCGTACGGATTTCACCGTCTACACCGAAGCAGGCGCCGCCTTCTTCGACGGGCGAGACCCGTATGCCGTCACGAATGTTCGGGGCTGGCATTACCTGTACCCTCCCCTCTTTGCCATTCTTGTCGCTCCGCTGCACCCGTTGCCTGCGGCCTGGCAAGGCGTCATCTGGTTTGTGCTGAGCCTGGCCATGGCCGGCGGGTGCCTGTTCGAATGTCAGGCGATCATGCGGACGGTTCTGCGTGGCGGGGAGGGTGTCCGTTCCGATTGGCGGAAAATCCGGCGCTGGGTTGTGGTGGGAGCGGGCCTGGCCGTCGTCTTTCCCATCCTGGACACCTTGCAACGGGGGCAGGTTGGATTGGCCGTTCTGTGGCCGCTCTTGATCGGATTTCGGCTTATTCTCGAATCTGACGGATGGCCGCGGTCATTTTTGGGGGGCCTCTTCCTGTCGCTCTCGGTGACGATCAAAGTCACGCCCGCCCTGCCGGTCTGTGTGCTGCTCCTGGGGTTGCTCGCCGGCGCCCTCCGGCGGGACCGGCCGCCGCCGCCGCGGCAACGGTTTCTGCATGCGGTGGGCGGCGTTCTGACCGGCCTGGCGCTGTGTGTGCTCCTTATTCCGGCTCTCGCGGTCGGCTGGCAGGAAAATCTGCGGCACCTGGAGGCGTGGAGCACACGTGTGGCGACCAACGAACGTCGCGGGCCGGATCAACAGTTCAACGCCCACAGTGTTCGGAATCAGAGCTTGGCCAATGCCGTCTATCGGCTGGGAAACTGGGTCGAGCATGCGGTGGGCGGCGGGCCGGACGACCGGCGCGCCGACAATCTTGCGCCGGCCGGGGATCCCTTGCCCATGGATGCGGCGATCGTCGGGCATATGGTGACGGCGGCGCGCGCGCTGCTGCTGGCGTTGCTGGTGTCGGTGGCTGTGCGGTGGCGTCCGCCGGCTGACGCGCTGGGCCAGGCCGCCGTGTTTGGGCTCGCCTGTGCGATGACGCTTCCGGTTTCTCCGATTTCCTGGGGGCATCATTTCGTGATGCTGCTCCCGGGCGCGCTCTTCGTGCCTCTCGCGGTGTGTGCCGCCGGTCGGCATCGGGCCGCGCAAGCCTTGGCCGTTTCGGCCGCCGCGTTGCTGTGGGCACATTATGCCTCGCTCGAACTGGCGGGCGGTCTTGCGGGCCGTCTGGGCATTCCGGGGATCGGTATGGCGCTGTGGTGTGTCGCCGCCAGCCTGTGGCTCTTACGAAGGCCTGCCTCGTTGAGCGAAGGGGGGTGCCGTGTGCCGGCGGTGTCCGATCTTGCCGAGGCGGCGCGGGGCGGGTCAGCGTAGCGGCCGCTGCGCGCCGTTCTTATCCCAGCGGGGCGAGCGAGCCGAGGATGTGGTAGCCCCCGTCCACGTAGATCACTTCTCCCGTAAGCCCCCGTCCCAGCGAGCTGATCAGAAAGAGCGCCGTGTCGCCGACTTCGCCCTGCTCCGTGGCATGGCGCAGCGGGGCCACCTCGCGGTGATGATCCACCATCTTGCTGATGCCGGAAACGCCGCGCGCCGCCAGGGTTTTGATGGGGCCGGCGGAGATCGCGTTGACGCGGATGCCGCGCGGGCCGAGGTCGTTCGCCAGGTACCGGACCGTTGCTTCCAGTGCCGCTTTAGCCACGCCCATGACGTTGTAGTGTGGCACCACTCGTTCGCTGCCGAGGTAGGTCAGGGTGACGATGGAGCCGCCTTCCCGCATCAGCGGCAGCGCGGCCCGGCTCAACGCGACCAAGGAATAGGCGCTGACGTCCAGCGCGGTGGCGAACCCCTGGCGGGAAGTGTTGATGAATTCGCCGGTCAGCTCCTCCCGCGGGGCGAAGGCGATGGAATGGACGAGAAAGTCGAGACGCCCGAGCGTCTCTTCGACATGCTTCATCAGGGCGGCGATCTGGTCGTCCTGGCTGGCGTCGCAGGCGAAGGCGCTGGCGCCGGGCAGGGTCTTAGCGAGTTCCTCGACGTTCTCCTTCAGCCGCTCGCCTTGGTAGTTGAACGCGAGTTTCGCTCCTTCGCGAGCCGCCGCCTCGGCAATGGCCCAGGCAATGCTGTGCTTGTTGGCGACCCCGACGATCAAGCCGGTTTTTCCTTGTAGCAACATGCTCCGTCATCTCCTCGGTTGGCTGGCCGGTCGAAACGAGGGTGAAGATACCACGAATCGCGCCAAGTTTGAACCCACAAATAGATCGGGTGAGAGGGAGTTGGTTCCCGTGGAGGCCCATGCTAGACTGCGCCGCCTCATGAGCCTGGCGGGTCTATGCCGAATCGCCAGAGAGTCGCGGGACCGGTGATTCGGAGGCCATGCCCATCCATCCGGACATCCTTGCAGCGGTTGTCGTCACGGCCACGATTCAATCCTTGTTCGGGGTCGGCGTTCTGCTGTTTGGCACGCCCATCCTGCCGGTCTTGGGCTATCCCTTCGTCACCGCGTTGACCATTCTGCTGCCCATCTCCTGGTCCATCAATCTGCTGCAAGTGAGTCAACACCATGCGCACATCGATCAGCCGTTCTATACGAAGATCTTGACCCTGTCGGTGCCCTGCATCGTCGTCTGTCTGGTGCTGGTCACCCGTATGACGGTCAACATCGGGCCCATCGTGGGACTATTTCTGATTCTGGTGGCGTTGAAAGACGTGTTTGAACGGGTGGAGCAGTGGATCGAATCCCTGGTCCGGTATGAGCGCGCCTATTTCATGGCGATGGGGATTATCCACGGCTTGACCAATCTGGGCGGGTCGCTCCTCACGGCGATCGTCCATAGCAAGCACTATGAGAAGGATGTGCAACGGGTGACGACGGCGGTGGCCTATGGCACCTTCGCCTTTTTCCAATTCCTGACCTTGCTGGTCACGCTCGAACGGTTTCCGGTCCGGTTCTCGGAGGCGGTCCTCTATGTGCTGGCCGGGGTGGGAACGTATCTGGTGACGGACAAGCTTGTCTACGCCAAAATTGGCACCGGCCACTACCGGGCGATCTTTGCCTGCTTCCTGTTCGTCTCCGGGATCGTACTGATTCTGAACGCGATGCTGGCCAAGTAGGGGGCGGCCGGTTCGGAATCTGCTAGGCGGGAAGATCGTCCTCTTCTTCGTCCTTGCCGACGATGTCGATCCGGGCTTCCCGCTCTGAGGCCGGCCCTGAACTGAAGTCGTGGAGCCGGCGGTCCATGAGACGCGAGGGCACCACGTTGGCCATGGCGGTGAAGATGTTGTCGAGGCTTCCCGGGAATCGCTTGCCCCAGTCCTGCAACAACGCTTTCATGGCTTTGCGCTTCAGGGTGTCCTGCGAGCCGCAGAGGTCGCAGGGGATGATCGGAAAGGCCATCAGCTCGGCGTAGCGAGCCAGATCCGCTTCCGGGACATAGGCCAACGGCCGGATGACGACATGCCCCCGTTCCTTAGCCCGGAAGATGGGGGCCATGCCCTTCAGCTTGCCGCCGTACACCATGTTCAGGAAGAGGGTCTCGAGAATATCGTCCCGATGATGCCCCAGCGCAATCTTGGTCGCGCCCAGTTCGGAGGCGACACGATAGAGAATGCCCCGTCGCAACCGCGAACAGAGGGAGCAGGTCGTCTGCCCTTCGGGAATCATCCGTTTGACGATGGCATAGGTGTCCCGCTCCTCGACGTGAAACGGCACGCCGAGGCTGGTCAGGTAGTCCGGCAGCACGTGGGCGGGAAAGCCCGGCTGCTTCTGGTCCAGGTTGACGGCGACGAGATCGAAGCGGACCGGGGCGCGGCGCTGCAGGACGCGCAGAATGTCCAGCAGGCCGTAACTGTCCTTGCCGCCTGACAGGCAGACCATGATCTTGTCGCCGTCCTCGATCATCCGATAGTCGGCAATGGATTCGCCGACCAAGCGGCACAAGCGCGTCTGCAGCTTCTCCACTTCGGGGGAGAGCTTGCCAGACGGTTTCGCGGTCGGCTGGTTCTGTTCTGTTGAGACCTGCATCAGCGAATCTCCCTGTGTGAATCCGGCGCCATTGTACCGGTCGGTCGACCGACAATCAAAAAAAAGGAAGAGCCGGGGATTTGGCAAAGCGCTCGGCTGTGGTACCATTGCGCCGAGTTCGACGAGCGATCCGTCTCGTTTGTTTTGGATAGGTTGAAACGCCCGTTCGCCGAATGGCCGCGATCGACAACCCGGACAGGAATCATCTCGTGATGCACAGGCGGCATACATGAGCACGTTCGTTTTGATTCACAGCGCCTGGCATGGCGGGTGGGCCTGGGATCGGGTGGCCCCGCTGCTCAAGGCCCATGGCCATACCGTCATCGCCCCCGACTTGCCGGGCCACGGGACGGATCGGCGGCCGTTCGGAGAGATCACCCTCAAAACCTACATCGACGACATCCAGCAGGTCATCGTGTCCTGCAAGGACCCGGTGGTTCTGGTAGGGCACAGCCTCGCAGGAATGGTCATCACGCCGGTTGCGGCGGCCTTGCCGGCGCGCATGCAATGCCTGGTGTACCTCACCGCCTATGTGCCCAAGAGCGGGCAGTCGTCGAAGGATCTGTCGCACGGCGATGCCGATGCGCGGGCCGACCTCTTTGTCACCTCGTCCAAGGACGGCCTGAGTCGGCAGATCTCACCGCAGGGGGTGGCGGAGGTGCTGTACGGCGACTGTGATTCCGGAACGGTGAAATGGGTGCAGGCCAAGCTCCGTCCCGATCCGCTCCGTCCCGTCGTGGAACCCGTGACGTATGATGAAACCGCCTTCGGAGGGCTCACCAAG
This Nitrospirota bacterium DNA region includes the following protein-coding sequences:
- a CDS encoding polyprenol monophosphomannose synthase — translated: MWSSKPAGTRSALGPSTPLGPADLPPTVVIIPTYNEIANLARIAVEVLGLSPSISLVIVDDASPDGTGREADRLAASLRRVTVMHRRGKLGLGSAYRQAFKAVLQSTDAELICQMDADFSHRPADLMKILNEARNGAGDVVVGARYVRGACVQNWSRRRKLLSRAGNLYARWITGMPQSDLTGGMKCWRRKVLEAIDLDAVTTEGYGFQIGMCWQVWRSGFAVYEVPITFVERAHGASKMSWSIVCEAILLPWTLRFGG
- a CDS encoding DUF2029 domain-containing protein, encoding MRRRSQREGSGMFDGAQPSRGICLAVILLMLVWGLTDVRRRADIDTANIGAHRTDFTVYTEAGAAFFDGRDPYAVTNVRGWHYLYPPLFAILVAPLHPLPAAWQGVIWFVLSLAMAGGCLFECQAIMRTVLRGGEGVRSDWRKIRRWVVVGAGLAVVFPILDTLQRGQVGLAVLWPLLIGFRLILESDGWPRSFLGGLFLSLSVTIKVTPALPVCVLLLGLLAGALRRDRPPPPRQRFLHAVGGVLTGLALCVLLIPALAVGWQENLRHLEAWSTRVATNERRGPDQQFNAHSVRNQSLANAVYRLGNWVEHAVGGGPDDRRADNLAPAGDPLPMDAAIVGHMVTAARALLLALLVSVAVRWRPPADALGQAAVFGLACAMTLPVSPISWGHHFVMLLPGALFVPLAVCAAGRHRAAQALAVSAAALLWAHYASLELAGGLAGRLGIPGIGMALWCVAASLWLLRRPASLSEGGCRVPAVSDLAEAARGGSA
- a CDS encoding enoyl-ACP reductase, with amino-acid sequence MLLQGKTGLIVGVANKHSIAWAIAEAAAREGAKLAFNYQGERLKENVEELAKTLPGASAFACDASQDDQIAALMKHVEETLGRLDFLVHSIAFAPREELTGEFINTSRQGFATALDVSAYSLVALSRAALPLMREGGSIVTLTYLGSERVVPHYNVMGVAKAALEATVRYLANDLGPRGIRVNAISAGPIKTLAARGVSGISKMVDHHREVAPLRHATEQGEVGDTALFLISSLGRGLTGEVIYVDGGYHILGSLAPLG
- a CDS encoding sulfite exporter TauE/SafE family protein, with the translated sequence MPIHPDILAAVVVTATIQSLFGVGVLLFGTPILPVLGYPFVTALTILLPISWSINLLQVSQHHAHIDQPFYTKILTLSVPCIVVCLVLVTRMTVNIGPIVGLFLILVALKDVFERVEQWIESLVRYERAYFMAMGIIHGLTNLGGSLLTAIVHSKHYEKDVQRVTTAVAYGTFAFFQFLTLLVTLERFPVRFSEAVLYVLAGVGTYLVTDKLVYAKIGTGHYRAIFACFLFVSGIVLILNAMLAK
- the ttcA gene encoding tRNA 2-thiocytidine(32) synthetase TtcA, translated to MQVSTEQNQPTAKPSGKLSPEVEKLQTRLCRLVGESIADYRMIEDGDKIMVCLSGGKDSYGLLDILRVLQRRAPVRFDLVAVNLDQKQPGFPAHVLPDYLTSLGVPFHVEERDTYAIVKRMIPEGQTTCSLCSRLRRGILYRVASELGATKIALGHHRDDILETLFLNMVYGGKLKGMAPIFRAKERGHVVIRPLAYVPEADLARYAELMAFPIIPCDLCGSQDTLKRKAMKALLQDWGKRFPGSLDNIFTAMANVVPSRLMDRRLHDFSSGPASEREARIDIVGKDEEEDDLPA
- a CDS encoding alpha/beta hydrolase — translated: MSTFVLIHSAWHGGWAWDRVAPLLKAHGHTVIAPDLPGHGTDRRPFGEITLKTYIDDIQQVIVSCKDPVVLVGHSLAGMVITPVAAALPARMQCLVYLTAYVPKSGQSSKDLSHGDADARADLFVTSSKDGLSRQISPQGVAEVLYGDCDSGTVKWVQAKLRPDPLRPVVEPVTYDETAFGGLTKFFIECTRDRTISLARQRQMRKPFSFQAVFTLESDHSPMISHSRELADILILCSQISRKRPPDEDIAPI